A window of Komagataella phaffii GS115 chromosome 1, complete sequence contains these coding sequences:
- a CDS encoding U3 small nucleolar RNA-associated protein: MPVPVNSSLKKRKSERKAEAVRPSKIFSPFRVLGKVSNEIPFAIGTLGHTFYIVTSVDRAFQIYDANTLHLLFVSNTQTPSKINALAAHFHYVYAAWDNKIGIYRRGILEHVLSCETENFIQQILVFGDFVICTTFTSNEIFVFKKKDSKDSYATEFYTRLSVNSLQGKIVGIVHPATYLNKIVVATTNSLLVFNIKTGKLLFTSSDFNEFNITSIETVPVLDLIAFGTSDGQVVLYNIKKGKRFRKIRTGIISKVTSVSFRTDGAPHFVASFVNGDLFFYDLEHKARVHILQTVHKEDHGGVSKAAFLNGQPIFVTNGGDNMLKEYAFDPNLSTTNSSIVPAPHYLRSRGGHSAPPTTVQFADPNSHFMLSASKDRSLWMFSLRKDAQAQEMSQRPPKKSANNKRIGVIPSMKDKLPEIVCLAQSNSKEGDWENTITGHAGETIARTWDTYNRRLGRWDLPTTDGGQVKSVAISACGNFGFVGSSSGGIGVYNMQSGIQRKLYRLHKKAVTGVAVDSMNRKMVSCGLDGIVGFYDFNESKYLGKLQLDAPITQLVYHHSSDLVALVLDDLSIVVVDSVTQKVVRVLLGHTNRITALDFTPNGRWIISSALDNTIRTWDLPTGSCIDGIFVPSTVTSLKMSPTGDTLATTHVNSVGIALWTNRAMFHAVSSRHVEESEFSKIMLPNTTNDTQTTIIEGAFDENTVDDNEITGVYNTVDQINEKLVTLGIGPRSKFNTLLHLDVIKQRNKPTEAPKKPENVPFFLELKGEKVGDRAIESEGKLDPNGTATQESGTEAQSQLNSLRGDNRMTFENEFTKNLRLSSETKEYAEFLKYVHSLSPSQVDLEIRSLDITESVKEVSCFIEALTQGLENNDNFDLIQAYMSMLMKCHGDIIFDSSDEELKTALRGWESINESKKANMDSLVKYCSGVINFFHTV, encoded by the coding sequence ATGCCTGTACCTGTGAATTCatcattgaagaaaagaaaatcgGAGAGGAAAGCTGAGGCTGTGCGGCCATCTAAGATTTTCTCTCCCTTTCGTGTCTTGGGAAAGGTTTCCAATGAGATTCCTTTCGCCATAGGTACCTTGGGCCATACCTTTTACATTGTTACCAGTGTGGACAGGGCTTTCCAGATCTACGATGCGAACACTCTGCATCTTCTGTTTGTTTCAAACACCCAAACTCCTTCCAAAATCAACGCCTTAGCGGCACATTTCCACTACGTTTATGCTGCATGGGATAACAAAATTGGTATTTATAGACGAGGAATCCTAGAACATGTTCTTTCTTGTGAAACAGAAAATTTTATTCAGCAGATTCTTGTGTTTGGTGACTTTGTTATCTGTACCACTTTTACTAGCAACGAAATATTTGTATTTAAGAAGAAggattccaaagattcttaTGCTACTGAATTCTACACTAGATTGAGTGTAAACTCTTTACAGGGAAAAATAGTTGGAATAGTTCATCCGGCTACTTATTTGAACAAAATCGTCGTGGCTACTACCAACAGTTTATTGgttttcaatatcaaaacAGGAAAGTTACTTTTCACTTCCAGTGATTTCAATGAGTTCAACATCACCAGTATTGAAACGGTTCCAGTGTTAGATTTGATAGCCTTTGGTACAAGCGATGGACAGGTTGTTTTATATAACATCAAAAAGGGAAAGAGATTCAGAAAGATTAGAACAGGCATTATCTCCAAAGTTACATCTGTATCTTTTAGGACAGATGGTGCTCCTCATTTTGTAGCCAGTTTTGTCAATGGAGACCTTTTCTTCTATGACTTGGAGCACAAAGCTAGAGTACACATCCTTCAAACTGTTCATAAAGAAGACCATGGAGGTGTATCAAAAGCGGCTTTTCTGAACGGACAACCAATATTTGTGACAAACGGTGGAGACAAcatgttgaaagaataCGCATTTGATCCTAATCTATCTACTACCAACTCTAGTATAGTTCCTGCTCCGCATTATTTGAGATCTAGAGGTGGACATTCTGCTCCCCCCACAACAGTTCAATTTGCAGACCCAAACTCTCATTTTATGTTGTCTGCATCAAAAGACCGTTCACTGTGGATGTTCTCCCTAAGAAAAGATGCTCAAGCTCAGGAAATGTCCCAAAGACCCCCAAAGAAATCCGCAAATAATAAAAGAATTGGTGTTATACCCTCTATGAAAGATAAGCTGCCCGAGATTGTGTGTCTAGCACAATCCAATAGCAAGGAGGGTGACTGGGAAAATACCATCACAGGACATGCTGGTGAGACCATAGCTAGAACTTGGGACACTTACAATAGGAGACTTGGAAGGTGGGATTTGCCGACTACTGATGGTGGTCAAGTGAAGAGTGTAGCCATTTCAGCTTGtggaaactttggatttgttggGTCCAGTTCTGGTGGCATTGGTGTTTACAACATGCAGAGTggaattcaaagaaaactttaCCGTCTCCATAAGAAGGCAGTTACCGGTGTTGCTGTTGATTCGATGAACAGAAAAATGGTAAGTTGCGGCTTAGATGGTATTGTTGGTTTTTATGACTTTAACGaatcaaaatatttggGAAAACTGCAACTTGATGCGCCAATTACCCAATTAGTTTACCATCATAGCTCAGATCTGGTGGCATTAGTATTAGACGATTTATCCATTGTTGTCGTTGACTCGGTTACCCAAAAAGTTGTTCGTGTTCTTCTTGGACATACAAACAGAATCACCGCATTGGACTTTACACCAAACGGCAGGTGGATAATCAGTTCTGCTTTAGACAACACCATCAGGACATGGGATCTTCCAACTGGATCTTGTATTGATGGTATTTTTGTGCCATCTACAGTGACATCCTTGAAAATGTCTCCCACAGGAGACACACTTGCAACCACTCATGTCAATAGTGTAGGTATCGCTTTGTGGACCAACAGAGCCATGTTCCATGCTGTATCTAGTAGACACGTTGAAGAAAGCGAGTTCTCTAAAATCATGCTGCCCAACACGACCAATGATACACAGACCACCATCATTGAAGGTGCATTTGATGAGAACACCGTTGATGATAATGAAATCACTGGTGTCTATAATACAGTGGACCAAAttaatgaaaaactggtGACCCTTGGTATCGGTCCCCGTTCAAAGTTCAACACTCTGTTGCATTTGGATGTTATCAAACAGAGAAATAAGCCAACTGAAGCTCCAAAAAAACCTGAGAATGTTCCATTCTTTTTAGAGTTAAAGGGTGAAAAAGTGGGTGACAGAGCAATTGAATCAGAAGGTAAATTGGATCCTAATGGCACTGCAACTCAAGAATCGGGCACTGAAGCACAGTCCCAACTGAATTCCCTTAGAGGTGATAACAGAATGacttttgagaatgaaTTTACCAAGAATTTGAGATTGAGTTCGGAAACCAAAGAATACGCGGAGTTCCTCAAGTATGTTCACAGCTTATCCCCTAGTCAAGTCGATCTAGAAATTCGGTCATTGGACATCACAGAATCAGTTAAAGAGGTATCGTGCTTCATAGAAGCTCTGACTCAAGGATTAGAGAATAATGATAATTTTGACTTAATTCAAGCCTATATGTCTATGTTGATGAAGTGCCACGGAGATATTATATTTGATAGTTCTGACGAGGAGCTGAAAACTGCCCTGAGAGGTTGGGAGAGTATCAACGAATCTAAAAAGGCCAATATGGATAGCTTGGTCAAATACTGTTCAGGAGTGataaatttttttcataCTGTTTAG